From one Paenibacillus sp. FSL K6-1330 genomic stretch:
- a CDS encoding SDR family oxidoreductase: MRLSGKVAIVTGAASGMGKATAELFAAEGAKVVVSDLRLEAAQAVVDEITAKGGTALALVANVAKEEDVQQLVGATVNAYGTLDILINNAGIMDNFVPAADLTDELWDRVFAINTTGPMRTIRKSLPIFLEKKSGVIVNIASAGGLMGSRAGAAYTAAKHAVVGLTKNVGFQYATQGIRCNAVAPGGVSTNIGTTLNAPNSFGMERAMAGINLNPRAGEPEEIAKVVLFLASDEASFVNGTVVTADAGWTAY; this comes from the coding sequence GTGAGATTATCTGGTAAAGTTGCGATTGTTACAGGTGCTGCTTCCGGTATGGGAAAAGCGACAGCGGAACTGTTTGCTGCCGAAGGCGCAAAAGTTGTCGTGTCTGACCTGCGTCTTGAGGCGGCGCAAGCCGTTGTTGACGAAATTACAGCAAAAGGCGGCACGGCCCTGGCACTGGTAGCGAATGTGGCCAAGGAAGAAGATGTGCAGCAGTTGGTTGGTGCTACTGTTAATGCATATGGAACGCTTGATATTTTGATCAACAATGCCGGCATTATGGACAACTTCGTACCGGCTGCGGATCTAACGGATGAGTTGTGGGATCGCGTATTTGCCATCAATACAACAGGACCGATGAGAACTATTCGTAAATCATTGCCAATCTTCCTGGAGAAAAAGAGCGGGGTCATTGTCAACATTGCTTCTGCTGGAGGGCTTATGGGGTCCAGAGCAGGTGCAGCGTATACGGCCGCTAAGCATGCTGTTGTCGGATTAACCAAAAATGTCGGTTTTCAATATGCAACGCAGGGAATCCGGTGCAATGCGGTTGCTCCAGGCGGCGTCAGCACGAATATCGGCACCACTCTAAACGCGCCGAATTCGTTTGGTATGGAGAGAGCTATGGCTGGTATCAACCTGAACCCACGGGCAGGGGAACCGGAAGAGATCGCAAAAGTGGTATTGTTCCTGGCTTCAGATGAAGCCAGCTTTGTAAACGGTACTGTTGTTACAGCCGATGCAGGCTGGACTGCCTATTAA
- a CDS encoding TetR/AcrR family transcriptional regulator, producing the protein MQTSNKMTDRRIVRSKEALKQALLSLLSQKSFSSISITEIVELANYNRGTFYTHYDNKEALLDDILTPLMEELIASFRAPYGEVDVFHIDELPANAVKIFDYIHQNADVYTALFKSDVLPLVRDKMFSALKQIAMEDLDYPRGELNHELLIIYNMHALLGLVFHWIENNFQYPVPYMRDQLVLMINWRPRSVRTQIKRTDLT; encoded by the coding sequence ATGCAAACAAGCAATAAAATGACCGATCGTCGCATCGTCCGCAGCAAAGAAGCTTTAAAGCAAGCGCTTCTATCACTCCTCTCGCAGAAGAGCTTTTCCAGCATTTCCATTACGGAAATCGTAGAGTTAGCCAATTACAATCGAGGAACCTTCTATACCCACTACGACAACAAAGAGGCTCTTCTCGATGATATCCTGACTCCTTTAATGGAGGAGCTGATCGCATCCTTCAGGGCTCCTTACGGGGAAGTCGACGTGTTTCATATCGATGAGCTGCCTGCCAATGCGGTAAAAATATTTGATTATATTCACCAAAATGCAGACGTATATACGGCCTTATTCAAAAGCGATGTTCTACCCCTTGTCCGGGATAAAATGTTCTCGGCATTAAAACAAATCGCCATGGAGGATTTGGACTACCCCAGGGGAGAACTCAACCATGAACTACTCATCATCTACAACATGCACGCCTTACTAGGCCTGGTATTCCACTGGATCGAGAACAATTTCCAATACCCCGTCCCTTATATGAGAGATCAACTGGTTCTCATGATCAACTGGAGGCCGAGAAGCGTAAGAACACAGATTAAGCGCACGGACCTTACTTGA
- a CDS encoding Lrp/AsnC ligand binding domain-containing protein has product MTAFAKQSQEVTQIYQVSGQYNFLMKIETASMKSLEAFIYDCSEYGHTTTMTVLSTPLEQE; this is encoded by the coding sequence CTGACGGCATTCGCCAAACAGTCGCAGGAGGTCACCCAGATTTATCAAGTCAGCGGACAATACAATTTTCTTATGAAAATCGAAACTGCTTCCATGAAGTCTCTCGAAGCCTTCATCTATGATTGCAGCGAGTATGGACATACAACGACCATGACGGTTCTCTCCACTCCTCTGGAACAAGAATAA
- a CDS encoding Lrp/AsnC family transcriptional regulator — protein MDQIDLQILELLKNNARISFSELGRKVNMTQPAVSERVKRLEEKGVITGYRAVLSPDKMGKGVTAFILFKPVIVTG, from the coding sequence ATGGATCAGATTGATCTTCAAATCTTGGAGCTGTTAAAAAATAATGCAAGAATCTCCTTCTCCGAATTGGGGAGAAAGGTCAATATGACGCAGCCTGCGGTATCCGAACGTGTGAAGCGTCTGGAGGAGAAGGGCGTAATTACGGGGTATCGTGCGGTTCTATCTCCTGACAAAATGGGGAAGGGCGTAACGGCCTTCATCCTGTTTAAGCCAGTCATTGTGACCGGCTGA
- a CDS encoding NADH:flavin oxidoreductase — MTINLHDPIQIGTVQLKNRMIMAPMQQNQGTPDSYATDHHVKFYSERAEHVSLIIIESTVVSANGRLFPDDIGIYTEQHTAPLRKIVDEVHSKGTPIFIQLTHAGRKAWPSVTEKRLAPSSIAYDDEYGLPQTMSQADINAVIEQFRMAAHRSLQAGFDGIELHAAHGHLLHQFLSPLSNQRTDTYGGSLENRVRLIQEVLGAIRTEVGINYPVQLRVSASDFADGGLTPAEVALALTYLESELDAVHVSSGGLVPAAPLATPEGYQTPYAAVIKQYVKIPVIVVGNIRTQAFANFILADEIADMIAIGRPLLEDANFGEKMLSLA; from the coding sequence ATGACAATCAACCTGCACGATCCTATACAAATCGGAACGGTACAATTGAAGAACCGAATGATCATGGCTCCTATGCAGCAAAATCAGGGAACGCCGGATTCTTATGCAACCGATCATCATGTGAAATTTTACAGTGAACGGGCAGAACATGTCAGTTTAATCATTATCGAATCTACCGTGGTGTCCGCAAATGGCCGTCTGTTCCCGGATGATATCGGGATATATACCGAACAGCATACGGCTCCATTACGTAAGATTGTCGATGAGGTCCATTCAAAAGGAACGCCCATCTTCATCCAATTGACCCACGCCGGCAGAAAAGCATGGCCCAGCGTCACCGAAAAAAGATTAGCCCCTAGTTCGATTGCCTACGACGATGAATATGGACTGCCACAAACGATGTCCCAAGCCGACATTAACGCAGTCATCGAACAGTTCCGGATGGCTGCTCATCGAAGCCTGCAGGCTGGCTTTGATGGAATCGAGCTTCATGCCGCCCACGGTCATCTTCTCCACCAGTTTCTCTCTCCGCTGTCAAATCAGCGAACAGACACATATGGAGGAAGCCTGGAGAACAGAGTCCGATTGATCCAAGAAGTTCTGGGGGCCATCCGAACCGAAGTAGGGATCAATTACCCGGTGCAATTGCGGGTTTCTGCATCCGACTTTGCCGATGGCGGCCTGACACCAGCAGAGGTTGCACTCGCCTTGACGTACCTGGAATCCGAACTTGATGCCGTGCACGTATCTTCGGGCGGTCTCGTTCCTGCTGCACCTTTAGCCACACCGGAGGGCTACCAAACACCTTATGCTGCAGTGATCAAACAATATGTAAAAATACCGGTGATCGTGGTCGGCAATATCCGCACCCAAGCGTTCGCCAATTTCATTCTAGCAGATGAGATAGCAGATATGATAGCCATCGGCCGCCCATTGCTGGAGGATGCCAATTTCGGTGAAAAAATGCTGTCCTTAGCCTAA
- a CDS encoding TetR/AcrR family transcriptional regulator, with amino-acid sequence MTTNGRPREFKKEAVIDAATDVFWSKGYEASSTQELCEKTGLGKGSLYNAFGSKNELFEQVLRRYNDEGLEISREILGQSIPVKDRLRALFEWAIGMDFSDPNHRGCMAVNISMERAGRDPMVERIFGQYIYDLEEDLISVMEEAIQSGEIPAERSAKQLASLFLSSYYGLRVMNSATMNRELADRIVESTLDVIF; translated from the coding sequence ATGACCACGAACGGAAGACCGCGTGAGTTCAAGAAGGAAGCTGTCATTGATGCTGCCACGGACGTATTCTGGTCCAAGGGTTATGAAGCGAGTTCCACGCAAGAACTGTGCGAGAAGACAGGGCTGGGTAAAGGGAGCCTGTACAATGCGTTCGGCAGCAAGAATGAGTTATTCGAGCAGGTGCTTCGACGTTACAATGATGAAGGCCTGGAGATATCCAGAGAGATTCTGGGCCAGTCCATCCCGGTTAAGGATAGGCTGCGCGCCTTGTTTGAATGGGCAATCGGCATGGATTTTTCGGACCCGAACCACCGCGGCTGCATGGCGGTTAATATCAGTATGGAACGGGCTGGGCGGGACCCGATGGTTGAACGGATATTCGGGCAATATATTTATGATCTTGAGGAAGACTTGATCAGCGTGATGGAAGAGGCGATACAATCGGGGGAAATTCCGGCTGAACGCTCTGCAAAGCAGCTGGCTAGCTTATTCTTAAGCAGCTACTATGGACTGCGGGTGATGAACTCCGCTACGATGAATCGCGAGCTGGCCGATCGAATCGTCGAAAGTACACTCGACGTTATTTTCTAG
- a CDS encoding helix-turn-helix transcriptional regulator: MAKKHAISESYLRKLFMKHLHVSPKDYLTDIRMRHAERYLAYTSYTLRFIANACGFHDEFHFSKAFHKYKGVAPAEFRKTSKDADHSAL; this comes from the coding sequence TTGGCTAAGAAACATGCCATTTCGGAGTCGTATTTGCGAAAGCTGTTCATGAAGCATCTGCATGTTTCTCCCAAGGACTACCTGACCGACATCCGTATGCGCCATGCAGAGCGTTACTTGGCATACACGTCGTATACCCTGAGGTTTATCGCTAACGCATGCGGATTTCATGATGAATTTCATTTCAGTAAAGCATTTCACAAGTACAAAGGTGTAGCACCCGCGGAGTTCCGCAAAACCTCAAAAGATGCGGATCATTCAGCCCTGTAA
- a CDS encoding LacI family DNA-binding transcriptional regulator yields MIRATIYDVAREAGVSIATVSHVMNGKGKISRERREEILDIMQRLNYRPNAIASALAGKKTYTLGLLVPDISNPFFAEIARSVEDHGHQLGYSVIICSTDNQEEKVKRYVSLLRQKQVDGVIIGTGVSHGELLKPFQEHSLAIALIARDNPALGASSVRVHDLEGGRLAAEHLLRLGHRRLAVLAEHERVTSSNERVRGFVEAAASFGLGLSPDYIAACDHKIEDGFRRAKVMLELEEPPTALFCCNDMLAIGALQAIRELGLRVPEDCSVVSFDDTILARVTDPPLTVIAQPMEQMGRLAVDLVVRNLASQGEPVQRIVLPPELIIRRSTAPPPG; encoded by the coding sequence ATGATAAGAGCGACTATTTATGACGTTGCGCGCGAAGCCGGCGTTTCCATTGCTACCGTCTCTCATGTCATGAACGGCAAGGGCAAGATCAGTCGCGAACGTCGTGAGGAGATTCTGGATATCATGCAGCGCCTGAATTATCGGCCGAACGCGATTGCCTCAGCTCTCGCCGGCAAAAAAACCTATACCCTGGGATTGCTCGTCCCCGACATCTCCAACCCCTTTTTTGCCGAGATTGCACGCTCGGTCGAGGATCACGGGCATCAGCTTGGATACAGCGTGATCATCTGCAGCACGGACAACCAGGAAGAGAAGGTAAAACGCTATGTCAGCCTGCTGAGGCAAAAGCAGGTGGATGGCGTTATTATCGGTACGGGCGTATCCCATGGTGAGCTGCTCAAGCCGTTTCAGGAGCATTCGCTGGCTATAGCGCTTATCGCCCGGGACAATCCGGCACTTGGAGCCAGCAGCGTTCGGGTTCATGACTTGGAAGGGGGCCGTCTCGCTGCTGAGCATCTGCTTCGCCTGGGTCACCGCAGGCTGGCCGTACTTGCCGAGCATGAACGGGTGACGAGCAGCAATGAGCGGGTAAGGGGTTTTGTCGAAGCTGCCGCCTCGTTCGGTTTAGGGCTTTCCCCCGACTATATTGCGGCCTGTGACCATAAGATCGAGGACGGATTCAGACGAGCCAAAGTTATGTTGGAGCTGGAGGAACCGCCTACTGCGCTGTTTTGCTGCAACGACATGCTGGCGATCGGCGCCCTGCAGGCGATTCGCGAGCTCGGGCTGCGCGTTCCTGAGGACTGTTCGGTCGTCAGCTTTGACGATACGATTCTGGCCCGAGTAACAGATCCGCCGCTCACTGTTATTGCCCAGCCGATGGAACAGATGGGCCGCCTAGCGGTGGACCTTGTGGTCAGGAATCTGGCCAGCCAGGGAGAACCTGTACAGCGCATTGTGCTCCCCCCGGAGTTGATCATTCGCCGATCCACGGCCCCGCCACCGGGATAA
- the iolB gene encoding 5-deoxy-glucuronate isomerase has translation MPNLIVPITTPDLDGRVLSITPESAGWAYVGFEVFRLREGQTLSRATGDQEAALVLLTGRADVKAGGESWDNIGKRMSVFEKTPPYTVYVPSQKQFEVTALTEMELAVCLAPGKGTHQARLIAPKDVGVENRGSGSMSRLVHNILPEQKPADSLLVVEVFTDGGNWSSYPPHKHDRDELPEESLLEETYYYRVQPECGFAVQRVYTDDRSLDETMAVKDGEAVMVPEGYHPVSAPPGYDVYYLNVMAGPKRIWKFRNDPDHDWLMR, from the coding sequence ATGCCGAACTTAATTGTACCCATAACGACGCCGGACCTGGACGGGCGCGTGCTGTCCATTACGCCGGAAAGCGCAGGCTGGGCATATGTGGGCTTTGAAGTATTTCGTTTAAGGGAAGGACAGACGCTGAGCCGAGCCACGGGAGATCAAGAAGCGGCTCTTGTTCTGTTAACCGGGCGAGCCGACGTGAAGGCAGGGGGAGAGAGCTGGGACAACATTGGCAAGCGCATGAGCGTGTTTGAAAAGACGCCTCCCTATACGGTTTATGTGCCATCACAGAAACAGTTCGAGGTCACGGCATTAACCGAAATGGAGCTGGCCGTGTGTCTTGCTCCGGGGAAAGGCACTCACCAGGCCCGTCTCATCGCGCCTAAAGATGTCGGCGTGGAGAACCGCGGGAGCGGGAGCATGTCGCGTCTGGTGCATAATATTTTGCCGGAGCAAAAGCCGGCGGATAGCCTATTGGTGGTCGAGGTGTTTACGGATGGGGGCAACTGGTCCAGCTACCCACCGCACAAGCATGATCGCGATGAGCTGCCGGAGGAATCGCTGCTGGAGGAAACCTACTACTACCGGGTTCAGCCGGAGTGCGGTTTTGCCGTTCAGCGGGTCTATACCGATGACCGTTCGCTGGACGAAACGATGGCGGTCAAAGACGGCGAGGCCGTAATGGTGCCCGAGGGCTATCATCCGGTATCCGCGCCTCCCGGGTATGATGTGTACTACCTGAACGTCATGGCGGGGCCGAAGCGAATATGGAAATTCCGCAATGATCCGGATCATGATTGGCTTATGAGATAA
- the iolG gene encoding inositol 2-dehydrogenase translates to MKTINIGIIGVGRIGKIHADHLLRTPGAKIAAISDLFAGDELRAWAAERGIPMVTTNSNDIMEHPDIDAVLICSSTDTHVPLIKQAAANGKHIFCEKPVSMSVDQTREALAAVEAADVSLQIGFNRRFDHNFSRVQEIVSEGRIGETHLIKITSRDPSPPHPDYIKVSGGLFMDMAIHDFDIARFLSGSEVIEVYAQGAVLVDPAIGDLGDIDTALTTLRFESGALGVIDNSRKAVYGYDQRIEVFGSGGSVSADNDYPSTAVISGPDGVTRDKPLYFFLERYKEAYMNETRQFIESLQNGTPVPVSGHDALQAELIALAAKRSLQQGRPVKLAELTTGISAG, encoded by the coding sequence ATGAAAACTATTAATATCGGCATTATCGGTGTTGGACGAATCGGCAAAATCCATGCGGATCATCTGCTGCGCACGCCTGGTGCGAAAATTGCGGCCATCAGCGATTTGTTCGCCGGCGACGAGCTGAGGGCCTGGGCTGCGGAACGCGGCATTCCTATGGTTACGACTAATAGTAACGATATCATGGAACATCCGGATATCGATGCCGTGTTGATCTGCTCCTCGACGGATACGCATGTCCCGCTGATCAAGCAGGCTGCGGCGAACGGCAAGCATATTTTCTGCGAGAAACCGGTCAGCATGAGCGTGGATCAGACCCGCGAGGCGCTGGCGGCCGTGGAAGCGGCCGACGTAAGTCTGCAGATCGGCTTCAACCGCCGGTTTGACCATAACTTCAGCAGGGTTCAGGAGATTGTGTCAGAGGGAAGAATCGGGGAAACGCATCTGATTAAGATTACTTCGCGCGATCCTAGCCCGCCCCATCCGGATTACATTAAAGTGTCCGGCGGGCTGTTTATGGATATGGCCATTCATGATTTCGACATCGCCCGTTTTCTATCGGGCAGCGAGGTGATCGAAGTGTACGCCCAGGGAGCGGTACTGGTGGACCCTGCCATCGGAGACCTGGGCGACATCGACACCGCCCTCACAACGCTACGGTTTGAGAGCGGAGCGCTTGGCGTCATCGACAACAGCCGCAAGGCCGTCTACGGTTATGATCAGCGGATCGAGGTGTTTGGCTCCGGAGGCAGCGTATCCGCCGATAACGACTATCCAAGCACCGCTGTTATCAGCGGTCCGGACGGCGTCACCCGCGACAAACCGCTGTATTTCTTTCTTGAGCGGTACAAGGAAGCGTACATGAACGAGACGCGGCAATTTATCGAAAGCTTGCAGAACGGCACCCCGGTGCCGGTCAGCGGCCATGACGCCCTTCAAGCAGAGCTGATCGCCCTGGCGGCCAAGCGTTCGCTGCAGCAGGGCCGCCCGGTAAAGCTGGCCGAGCTCACCACCGGCATTTCGGCAGGCTAA
- a CDS encoding CoA-acylating methylmalonate-semialdehyde dehydrogenase, translating to MTQTLSNYIGGQFVPSRSETTDPVYNPATEEILAYVPLSTKEEVDQAVQAAAKAGRTWAKTAVPRRARILFKYQQLLVEHWEELARLITAENGKSYAEAHGEVQRGIECVEFAAGAPTLMMGKQLPDIATNLESGMYRYPIGVVAGITPFNFPMMVPCWMFPLAIACGNAFVLKPSERTPLLAQRLAELFTEAGLPEGVLNIVHGAHDVVNGILEHRGIAAVSFVGSQPVAEYVYKTASSHGKRVQALAGAKNHSIVMPTAELDGAVTQIVSAAFGSAGERCMACSVVVAVGDVAEPLMEKLKQAADEITIGNGADEGVFLGPVIRQAHKERTIRYIEAGEQEGAKLVRDGRSDEAVSGDGYFVGPTIFDEVTSEMKIWKDEIFAPVLSVMRAESLEEAIEISNRSDFANGACLFTQDGSDVRQFREHIDAGMLGVNLGVPAPMAFFPFSGWKNSFYGDLHANGTDGVEFYTRKKMVTARW from the coding sequence ATGACGCAAACCCTTAGCAATTATATCGGCGGACAATTCGTTCCATCCCGATCCGAAACAACCGATCCCGTATACAATCCGGCAACGGAAGAGATTCTTGCTTACGTCCCGCTATCCACGAAAGAGGAAGTGGATCAGGCCGTACAGGCGGCCGCCAAAGCGGGACGTACCTGGGCCAAGACGGCCGTGCCTCGCCGCGCGCGCATTCTGTTCAAGTATCAACAGCTGCTCGTGGAGCACTGGGAGGAGCTGGCGCGCCTGATTACGGCGGAGAACGGCAAAAGCTATGCCGAAGCCCACGGCGAGGTACAGCGCGGCATCGAGTGCGTGGAGTTTGCCGCCGGTGCGCCTACGCTGATGATGGGCAAGCAGCTTCCTGACATCGCCACCAATCTGGAGTCCGGCATGTACCGGTATCCGATCGGCGTAGTGGCGGGCATCACGCCGTTCAACTTCCCGATGATGGTGCCGTGCTGGATGTTCCCGCTCGCCATCGCTTGCGGCAATGCGTTCGTGCTGAAGCCGTCGGAGCGCACGCCGCTCTTGGCTCAGCGTCTGGCGGAGCTGTTCACAGAAGCCGGTCTGCCGGAGGGCGTTCTGAATATCGTTCACGGCGCTCATGATGTGGTCAACGGCATTCTGGAACATCGCGGCATCGCCGCCGTATCCTTCGTGGGCTCCCAGCCGGTGGCGGAGTATGTGTACAAAACCGCTTCTTCCCATGGCAAGCGCGTGCAGGCTTTGGCAGGGGCGAAGAACCACAGCATCGTGATGCCGACTGCGGAGTTGGATGGGGCCGTGACCCAGATCGTCAGCGCGGCCTTCGGTTCTGCCGGCGAGCGCTGTATGGCCTGCTCCGTCGTCGTGGCCGTGGGCGACGTGGCGGAACCGCTGATGGAGAAGCTGAAGCAGGCGGCCGATGAGATTACCATCGGCAACGGAGCGGACGAAGGCGTTTTCCTCGGGCCGGTTATTAGGCAAGCTCACAAGGAGCGCACGATCCGTTATATCGAGGCGGGCGAGCAAGAAGGCGCTAAGCTGGTTCGTGATGGTCGAAGCGACGAGGCCGTGAGCGGTGACGGATATTTTGTCGGACCGACGATTTTTGATGAGGTGACCAGCGAGATGAAGATTTGGAAGGACGAAATTTTCGCCCCGGTGCTGTCCGTCATGCGGGCGGAATCGCTGGAGGAAGCGATTGAAATCTCCAACCGCTCGGACTTCGCGAACGGGGCCTGCCTGTTCACGCAGGATGGCAGCGACGTGCGCCAGTTCCGTGAGCATATCGATGCCGGCATGCTTGGAGTCAACCTCGGCGTTCCAGCGCCGATGGCGTTCTTTCCGTTCTCCGGTTGGAAAAATTCTTTCTATGGGGATCTGCATGCGAATGGAACGGACGGCGTGGAGTTCTATACCCGCAAGAAAATGGTAACAGCGCGTTGGTAG
- the iolC gene encoding 5-dehydro-2-deoxygluconokinase, whose amino-acid sequence MSEITFNNAKPMDFVAVGRLCIDLNANEINRPMEETTTFTKYVGGSPANICIGMARLGLNTGFIGKVADDQMGRFITKYLEDNQITTKGVTIDRTGAVTGLAFTEIKSPTDCSILMYRDNAADLLLETGDVSEELIASAKMVLISGTALAASPSREAVFLALDYAKRHGAVIAFDLDYRPYTWKSPQETATYYNLAAESCDIILGTREEFDMMEQFGGNPERSDRITAAKWFDYNAKIVIIKHGKEGSIAYTPDGASHTARSFPAKVIKTFGAGDSYAAGFLYGLMQGWTIERCMEFGSAAASIVISSHSCSDAMPTSTAVHDYIECCKRGEITANT is encoded by the coding sequence ATGAGTGAAATCACGTTCAATAACGCAAAACCGATGGATTTTGTGGCTGTAGGGAGGCTGTGCATCGACCTGAATGCCAATGAGATTAACCGGCCGATGGAGGAAACGACCACGTTTACCAAATATGTCGGAGGATCACCCGCCAATATCTGTATCGGGATGGCCCGCCTGGGCCTGAATACAGGCTTCATCGGCAAGGTGGCGGACGATCAGATGGGGCGTTTTATTACAAAGTACCTCGAAGATAACCAAATTACGACGAAGGGCGTGACAATCGATCGTACGGGAGCCGTAACGGGTCTGGCCTTTACCGAGATCAAGAGCCCGACCGACTGCAGCATTCTAATGTATCGCGACAACGCTGCGGATTTGCTGCTGGAAACAGGGGACGTGAGCGAGGAGCTGATCGCCTCCGCCAAAATGGTACTGATCTCCGGAACCGCGCTCGCGGCTAGTCCTTCCCGGGAAGCCGTGTTTCTGGCTCTGGACTATGCCAAGCGCCACGGCGCCGTGATCGCGTTTGACCTCGATTACCGTCCGTACACATGGAAATCCCCGCAGGAGACGGCAACCTATTACAATTTAGCGGCGGAATCATGCGACATTATCCTCGGCACGCGCGAAGAGTTTGACATGATGGAGCAGTTCGGGGGCAATCCGGAGCGCAGCGATCGCATCACGGCGGCCAAATGGTTTGATTATAACGCCAAGATCGTGATTATCAAGCACGGCAAGGAAGGCTCCATCGCATATACCCCAGACGGTGCCAGCCATACGGCTCGGAGCTTTCCGGCGAAAGTCATCAAGACGTTCGGGGCGGGGGATTCATACGCTGCCGGCTTTCTGTACGGCCTGATGCAGGGCTGGACCATCGAGCGCTGCATGGAATTCGGCAGCGCGGCGGCTAGCATCGTCATCTCCAGCCACAGCTGCTCCGATGCGATGCCGACGAGCACGGCGGTTCACGATTATATCGAGTGCTGCAAGCGAGGCGAGATTACTGCCAATACCTGA
- the iolE gene encoding myo-inosose-2 dehydratase, whose product MSDRLFKLGIHPINWVGEDVRDHGDDTTFEMIVDDIAALGLTGTEMGRKFPEDRAVLKRELDARGIQLVSQWKSVLFSDPDYRRQELEDYRRHAEFLAGLGSKVISTAEVGGSLHFDPRRTPNESIVLRLDDAGWESLAEGLNQAGEIAASYGMKLAYHHHGGTVVEQPNEIDRLMSMTNPSLVSLLYDTGHAYYGGNDPLELLRKHYDRIAYIHLKDIRLDVLEQARLDNCDFVSCIRRGVFTVPGDGCIDFAPIIKELVERGYDGWAMLEGEQDPEMHPAKEYAQRAIEYLDGLET is encoded by the coding sequence ATGAGTGACAGGCTGTTCAAGCTAGGGATTCATCCGATTAACTGGGTCGGCGAGGACGTTAGGGACCATGGAGACGACACGACGTTTGAGATGATTGTGGATGATATTGCGGCTTTGGGTCTGACAGGCACGGAGATGGGAAGGAAATTCCCCGAGGATCGGGCAGTGCTGAAACGGGAGCTGGATGCGCGCGGCATTCAGTTGGTCTCCCAGTGGAAGTCGGTGCTGTTCTCCGATCCCGACTATCGCAGGCAGGAGCTGGAGGATTACCGACGGCACGCGGAGTTTCTGGCCGGGTTAGGCAGCAAGGTGATCAGCACGGCGGAGGTAGGGGGATCACTTCATTTCGATCCCCGCCGGACGCCGAATGAGAGCATCGTTCTCCGTCTGGATGACGCCGGATGGGAAAGCCTGGCGGAAGGACTGAACCAGGCTGGAGAGATTGCGGCAAGCTACGGCATGAAGCTGGCTTATCATCATCATGGGGGCACGGTTGTGGAACAGCCGAACGAGATCGACCGGCTGATGTCCATGACTAACCCTTCGCTGGTGTCTCTCCTGTACGACACCGGTCATGCCTATTACGGGGGAAACGACCCGCTGGAGCTGCTCCGCAAGCATTATGACCGGATCGCGTATATCCATCTGAAGGATATCCGGCTTGATGTGCTGGAACAGGCGCGCCTGGACAACTGCGATTTCGTAAGCTGCATCCGCAGGGGCGTGTTTACGGTTCCTGGCGACGGATGCATCGATTTTGCGCCGATTATCAAAGAGCTTGTTGAACGCGGCTATGACGGCTGGGCGATGCTGGAGGGTGAGCAGGATCCTGAGATGCATCCTGCCAAAGAGTATGCTCAACGGGCGATTGAATACCTGGACGGCCTGGAGACCTGA